A portion of the Oxynema aestuarii AP17 genome contains these proteins:
- a CDS encoding response regulator, with protein MNGKRILVIDDEDDIREVAQLSLEMVGGWQVLTASSGPEGIEVASEQKPDAILLDVMMPELDGPSTFKKLQDNPETAKIPVILLTAKVLSADRQRFAELGVTAIVAKPFDPMNLATQVAELLGWNF; from the coding sequence GTGAACGGAAAACGGATTCTCGTAATTGATGATGAAGATGATATCCGCGAAGTCGCCCAATTAAGTTTGGAAATGGTCGGGGGATGGCAAGTTCTCACCGCCAGTTCCGGACCGGAAGGGATCGAAGTCGCCAGTGAGCAGAAACCCGACGCGATCTTGCTCGATGTCATGATGCCCGAACTCGATGGCCCGTCAACCTTCAAAAAACTGCAGGACAATCCGGAGACGGCCAAGATTCCCGTGATTTTACTGACCGCCAAGGTGCTATCTGCCGACCGCCAGCGCTTTGCGGAACTCGGAGTCACGGCGATCGTCGCCAAACCGTTCGATCCGATGAATCTCGCCACTCAGGTGGCGGAACTATTGGGATGGAATTTCTAA
- a CDS encoding DUF4346 domain-containing protein, producing the protein MNPNLENMTAIDEELSKRHIDLDPGGYFIIYIDRDSNLICAKHFTNVINDRGLAVDPATGKPIPARGKVERTAETLFTGRTAKELCVKIFEEPPQCPVTMLDHAAYLGREFVRAEIALINGDEYVQD; encoded by the coding sequence ATGAATCCAAATCTTGAAAACATGACCGCTATTGACGAGGAACTGTCGAAACGTCATATCGATCTCGACCCGGGCGGCTATTTCATCATCTACATCGATCGCGACTCAAACTTGATTTGTGCCAAACATTTTACAAATGTTATTAACGATCGAGGGTTGGCAGTCGATCCGGCAACGGGGAAACCGATTCCCGCACGGGGTAAAGTCGAACGTACTGCCGAAACCCTCTTTACAGGCAGAACGGCTAAAGAACTGTGTGTCAAAATTTTTGAGGAACCTCCCCAATGTCCGGTGACGATGCTCGATCACGCCGCATATTTAGGTCGCGAGTTCGTGCGCGCGGAAATCGCCTTAATCAATGGCGATGAATACGTCCAAGACTGA
- the psb32 gene encoding photosystem II repair protein Psb32, producing MKTIRCGICFMKQLLVETRYRSKAWLARVAIAIVAFAALVLNAPESARATGIYEMPNLAPGEPTWVVDEGNVLSRLSEGKLASAAEQLRDATDTEMRFVTIHRLDYGETAQSFTDALFEKWFPTPEQGANQILVVVDTVTNNSAIHVGEGVGETVNAAIAESIASETIQVPLRQDNKYNQAFLDASDRISAVVSGQPDPGPPEVDNELNLEGTFTSAEDTDQGSATVIVVVLLLLATVIPMATYYWYQSFGN from the coding sequence ATGAAAACTATCCGTTGTGGAATTTGTTTTATGAAACAGTTGCTCGTAGAAACTAGGTATCGCTCGAAAGCATGGCTGGCGCGGGTGGCGATCGCGATCGTCGCCTTCGCCGCACTGGTCTTGAATGCCCCCGAATCCGCCCGAGCGACGGGGATTTATGAAATGCCGAACCTCGCCCCCGGAGAACCGACCTGGGTGGTCGATGAAGGCAATGTCCTCAGTCGCTTGAGTGAGGGCAAACTCGCCAGCGCCGCCGAGCAATTGCGCGACGCCACGGACACCGAAATGCGATTCGTGACCATTCACCGTTTGGACTACGGCGAAACTGCCCAAAGTTTTACCGATGCCCTGTTTGAAAAATGGTTTCCCACCCCCGAACAGGGTGCCAATCAGATTTTAGTCGTCGTCGATACGGTGACCAATAACTCGGCGATCCACGTCGGCGAGGGGGTTGGAGAGACCGTCAACGCGGCGATCGCCGAAAGCATTGCCTCGGAAACGATTCAAGTCCCCTTGCGCCAGGACAATAAATACAATCAAGCCTTTTTAGATGCCAGCGATCGCATTAGCGCCGTCGTTTCCGGTCAACCCGACCCCGGACCGCCGGAAGTCGATAACGAGCTCAATCTCGAAGGAACTTTTACCTCCGCCGAGGACACCGACCAAGGCAGTGCCACGGTCATCGTCGTCGTCCTGTTACTGTTAGCCACCGTCATCCCGATGGCAACTTACTACTGGTATCAATCTTTTGGCAATTAA
- a CDS encoding SDR family oxidoreductase — protein MKSASGGTESLKIAIVGCGYVGQAIARYWRQYGHLVTVTTTTPQRVEELQSLADRVLVVKGNDPTAIGTALEGQELVLLSLGARQRDAYRETYLETARTLSPLLSGETSVKQVIYTGSYAVYGDRQGQWVDENTPVAPANENGEILAETERVLLAGDRQDLAVCILRLGGIYGPGREIAKIFRPLAGTTRPGTGREVSNWIHLDDIVAALEFARAHRLRGVYNLVNDTPLEQKELLDRLCELHNLEPISWDPTATERRPYNARVSNRKLIEAGFRCRYPQTRLDLIP, from the coding sequence TTGAAAAGCGCGTCAGGAGGAACAGAAAGCTTGAAGATTGCGATCGTCGGTTGTGGTTATGTCGGGCAAGCGATCGCCCGTTACTGGCGCCAGTACGGCCATCTCGTCACCGTGACCACCACGACCCCGCAACGGGTCGAAGAACTTCAATCCCTCGCCGACCGGGTACTCGTAGTCAAAGGGAACGACCCGACGGCGATCGGAACCGCCCTCGAAGGACAAGAACTCGTCTTACTCAGTCTCGGTGCCCGCCAACGGGATGCCTATCGAGAAACTTATTTAGAAACAGCTCGAACGTTAAGCCCTCTTTTGTCTGGCGAGACTTCAGTCAAACAGGTTATTTATACTGGAAGTTATGCGGTTTACGGCGATCGTCAAGGTCAGTGGGTGGACGAAAATACCCCGGTGGCTCCCGCGAACGAAAATGGTGAAATTCTCGCGGAAACCGAACGGGTGTTATTGGCGGGCGATCGCCAGGATTTGGCCGTCTGTATCTTACGATTGGGGGGGATTTACGGCCCCGGTCGCGAAATTGCCAAAATTTTTCGCCCCCTCGCCGGAACCACTCGTCCGGGAACGGGTCGGGAAGTCTCCAACTGGATTCATTTAGACGATATTGTTGCCGCCTTGGAGTTCGCCCGCGCCCACCGCTTGCGCGGGGTTTATAATTTGGTCAACGACACGCCCTTGGAACAGAAAGAGTTACTCGATCGCCTCTGCGAACTCCACAATCTGGAACCGATCTCGTGGGATCCTACGGCGACGGAACGACGACCGTACAACGCCCGCGTCTCGAACCGAAAACTGATCGAAGCCGGGTTTCGCTGTCGCTACCCGCAAACGCGCCTCGATTTAATTCCCTAG
- a CDS encoding PAS domain S-box protein, whose translation MSRILLWVENAEIRQVLVRELAGNWEIVSASSSTEVEFLATENPVDLCILDGEIFQANDAEEEVRARGQFLDRLRILLILNPDQLDLLDLTRDDEHRRRDDNRLHWDDLLIAPIQPQELRYRVDRLSSKRAKYPDAEIGVSTHSIAHRRLEPTPPSLGENSDRTTDELFRLLVEGIRDYGIFLLDATGKVTSWNKGAERIFGYRSEEIIGVHFSCFSPPEDIATGKPQQELQMVATAGQCEDEGWRVRAGGQCFWASMTISALHDEAGQLVGFSAIAHDLSDRQAVEMELCSLTRALRTLYDCNQAIARAESEPQLLQDICRIIVETGGYRRAWVALVPPHADASSSPEETRADNPLSPLTMVVHRAYETATEPGEPEPDFPENWRELHEIVLGRGQAQIVQNIGADRSGEPWRSAAIARGVHSTIALPLQGEQTTFGVLRIYADRPDVFTPEEVERLQELADDLAYGIVALRNWQSRRLAEAALTQSERRYRQLVELLPEAIFVQTEGQIEFINTTGAQLLGSGDPQEWLGRSLFDAIAEQDARDIEERIERAIREKHALPFVEQTLHALDGTEIAVELALSPIAEDPTGVSVLTVVRDLRDRKQMEAALRKSEQIHRITLSNISEAVFATDDAGRFTYICPNINFIFEYSVEEVHQLGHINALLGERWCEEQQLLDRQGSAADDDLDWHNIEWEILDKRGRSKTLLISVRQVEIEGGTLLYTCRNITERKQAEQALRESENRFRTTFEGAPIGMKLVDLEGRFLQTNPALDAMLGYQASDLKGMNFVQIVHPDDLEISLKLYRDLLHGDREHYQIEKRYLRADGRIVWVRASFSLIRDSQQQPQFAIAMVEDITERKQAEKELQIHRHHLEELVEERTGELRRTNEQLQEEIRRREQAQEALIRVTEAVESTSDAIGMSDTSGRSIYHNRAFLELFGYSVEQLNHAGGPTVLFADPKVGARVFESIRRGESWSGEVKMRTRCQRRPLGSQSPARYSFGATPRTLGHGTSPLLERDTVSIWLRVDTVRDERGKRVGSICVYTDITERKAAEEALRESEEQLRILIDAMPDLVCFKNDRGAWLEANRAMLETFQLSDRDYRGKTDAELAQISPFYRHSLFTCQQSDERAWQHRGLIHIEEAIALPDGREGIFDAIKVPLFHPDGTRKAVAIIARDITERKQAEEKLIRLASIVESSDDAIVGKTLDGTILSWNAGACRIYGYSAEEVKGRSISILVLPKRLASELRMLKRIQQGGSIDHYETIHVRKDGKPIHVSLTISPIKDTTGKITGVSTIARDITDLKRVEEALERLRHQNELILNSAGEGICGVDRQGRTTFINPAASRMLGYPMGELLGAPLAKILAPLPGENGSEEGSPPIHSPIYAALKDGSVHHGTDEVFWRKDGSSFPVEYMSTPIQEQSQIVGAVVTFKDITERQAIERMKDEFISVVSHELRTPLTSIRGSLGLLQGGLLESQPSKARRMLEIAVSNTDRLVRLINDILDLERIQSGKVSMLHQSCNVAELMVQAVDAMRAIAEKAQVHLFVEPLSLHMQADPDRVVQTLTNLLSNAIKFSPEGESVWLSAQVSNALPRETADGEGDRTAASVGDRRREVLFQVRDRGRGIPADKLETIFERFQQVDASDSRKKGGTGLGLAICRSIVEHHGGRIWAESEPGRGSCFSFTLPLDRPTLNEAPPSSPLLSTEVSPPSPPLILVADRHEESRHRLVAWLERAGYRAIAAHSSLEVVELASSLAIESIFLNLDPSDMNAWQTIAHLKNNPKTRDIPVTLVTDLSCVREAAGLSEMKGWICKPLQESLRPVTAAIAEPESQNRERGDDAKARVLIVEDDPDLAQVLVATFKRHGIETFHARTGREAIQISQHVIPDLLVLDLVLPEYDGFAVVDWFRQHDRFARMPLVVYSARTLDRNEREQLKLGETEFLTKSTNSPDEFERRAIALLERMVKTDRS comes from the coding sequence ATGAGCCGAATTTTGCTTTGGGTAGAAAATGCAGAAATTCGGCAAGTCTTGGTGCGAGAATTAGCTGGCAACTGGGAGATCGTCAGCGCGTCGAGTTCGACGGAAGTGGAGTTTCTTGCAACAGAAAACCCCGTTGACTTGTGCATTCTCGACGGCGAAATCTTCCAAGCCAATGACGCCGAGGAAGAGGTTCGCGCCAGGGGGCAATTCCTCGATCGCCTACGGATCTTATTAATCCTCAACCCCGACCAACTCGACCTTCTCGACCTCACCCGTGACGACGAACACCGACGACGGGACGATAATCGTCTGCATTGGGACGACCTGTTAATCGCTCCCATTCAGCCTCAAGAATTGCGCTATCGAGTCGATCGCCTGTCCTCCAAACGGGCTAAATATCCAGACGCTGAGATCGGCGTATCTACGCATTCGATCGCCCATCGGCGCCTCGAACCGACTCCTCCCTCGCTCGGCGAAAATAGCGATCGCACCACGGACGAATTATTCCGACTGTTAGTCGAAGGGATTCGAGATTACGGCATTTTCCTGCTCGACGCCACTGGAAAAGTCACCAGTTGGAATAAAGGGGCCGAACGCATTTTCGGTTACCGCAGTGAAGAAATTATCGGCGTCCACTTCTCTTGTTTTTCCCCTCCGGAGGATATCGCCACGGGTAAACCCCAGCAAGAATTGCAAATGGTCGCCACGGCGGGACAATGCGAAGATGAAGGATGGCGGGTGCGCGCCGGAGGGCAATGCTTTTGGGCGAGCATGACGATCTCCGCCTTGCACGACGAAGCGGGTCAACTGGTGGGATTTTCGGCGATCGCCCACGATTTGAGCGATCGCCAAGCCGTCGAAATGGAACTGTGTTCGTTGACCCGCGCCTTGCGAACCCTGTACGACTGCAACCAGGCGATCGCCCGCGCCGAAAGCGAACCCCAACTCCTGCAAGACATTTGCCGGATTATCGTCGAAACCGGAGGCTATCGCCGCGCCTGGGTCGCCTTAGTACCACCCCATGCAGATGCCTCATCGTCCCCAGAAGAAACGAGGGCGGACAATCCTCTATCTCCATTGACCATGGTGGTGCATAGGGCCTACGAAACCGCCACGGAACCCGGCGAACCGGAGCCAGATTTCCCTGAAAATTGGCGCGAACTGCACGAAATTGTCCTCGGTCGGGGTCAAGCTCAGATCGTGCAGAATATCGGCGCCGACCGGAGTGGGGAACCGTGGAGATCGGCAGCGATCGCGCGCGGAGTGCACTCGACGATCGCCCTTCCCTTGCAAGGGGAGCAAACCACGTTCGGCGTGCTGCGAATTTACGCCGATCGCCCCGATGTCTTTACCCCGGAAGAAGTCGAACGTTTGCAAGAACTCGCCGACGATTTAGCTTACGGAATCGTCGCCCTACGCAATTGGCAATCGCGGCGCCTCGCCGAAGCCGCCTTAACCCAGAGCGAACGGCGCTATCGGCAATTAGTCGAACTCCTCCCCGAAGCCATTTTCGTTCAGACCGAAGGGCAGATCGAGTTCATTAATACCACGGGAGCACAATTACTCGGAAGTGGAGATCCCCAAGAATGGCTGGGGCGATCGCTCTTTGACGCGATCGCCGAGCAAGACGCCCGGGACATCGAAGAACGGATCGAGCGAGCGATCCGTGAAAAACACGCCCTTCCCTTTGTCGAACAAACCCTGCACGCCCTCGACGGGACGGAAATTGCCGTAGAACTCGCTCTCAGTCCGATTGCCGAAGATCCGACGGGAGTTTCCGTCCTCACCGTCGTCCGGGACTTGCGCGATCGCAAACAAATGGAAGCCGCATTGCGTAAAAGCGAACAAATCCATCGCATTACCTTAAGCAATATTTCCGAAGCCGTCTTCGCCACCGACGACGCGGGTCGCTTTACTTACATCTGTCCCAACATCAATTTTATTTTTGAATACAGCGTCGAAGAAGTCCATCAATTAGGTCATATCAACGCCTTGCTCGGAGAACGCTGGTGCGAAGAACAACAACTGCTCGACCGACAAGGCTCCGCCGCCGATGACGATCTCGACTGGCACAATATCGAGTGGGAAATTCTCGACAAACGGGGGCGATCGAAAACCTTATTAATTAGCGTCCGGCAAGTTGAGATCGAAGGCGGAACCCTCCTTTATACCTGCCGCAATATCACCGAGCGCAAACAAGCCGAACAAGCGCTGCGCGAAAGTGAAAATCGCTTCCGAACGACCTTTGAAGGGGCGCCTATCGGCATGAAATTGGTGGATTTGGAAGGCCGTTTTTTACAAACTAATCCCGCCCTAGATGCGATGTTGGGCTATCAGGCGAGCGACCTCAAAGGGATGAATTTTGTTCAAATCGTCCATCCAGACGATTTAGAAATTAGTTTGAAACTGTATCGCGACTTGCTCCACGGCGATCGCGAACACTATCAAATTGAAAAACGCTATTTGCGCGCCGACGGTCGCATTGTTTGGGTACGGGCGAGTTTTTCGTTAATTCGAGATAGCCAACAACAGCCACAATTCGCGATCGCGATGGTCGAAGACATCACCGAACGCAAACAAGCGGAAAAAGAATTACAAATCCATCGCCATCATCTCGAAGAATTAGTCGAAGAACGTACCGGGGAATTGCGACGGACCAACGAACAATTACAAGAAGAAATCCGACGTCGCGAACAGGCCCAAGAAGCGCTGATTCGGGTCACCGAAGCGGTCGAAAGTACCAGCGACGCGATCGGGATGTCGGATACCAGTGGGCGATCGATCTACCACAACCGCGCCTTTCTCGAATTATTCGGCTACAGCGTCGAACAACTCAATCACGCGGGCGGACCGACGGTGTTATTTGCGGATCCCAAAGTAGGAGCACGGGTCTTCGAGTCGATCCGACGAGGGGAAAGCTGGAGTGGAGAAGTCAAAATGCGAACCCGGTGTCAGCGTCGCCCCTTGGGGAGTCAAAGTCCTGCACGATACTCCTTCGGCGCCACTCCACGAACGTTGGGACACGGTACCAGTCCCCTCCTGGAACGAGATACGGTATCGATCTGGTTGCGGGTGGATACAGTTCGCGACGAACGCGGAAAACGAGTGGGGTCGATTTGCGTTTATACGGACATCACCGAACGGAAAGCGGCGGAAGAAGCTCTGCGCGAAAGTGAAGAACAGCTTCGGATTTTGATCGACGCGATGCCGGATTTGGTCTGCTTTAAAAACGATCGCGGCGCTTGGTTGGAAGCTAATCGCGCCATGTTGGAAACATTCCAATTGAGCGATCGCGACTATCGCGGCAAGACCGACGCCGAATTAGCTCAAATCAGTCCTTTTTACCGCCATTCCCTGTTTACCTGCCAGCAAAGTGACGAACGAGCGTGGCAGCATCGGGGGTTAATTCATATTGAAGAAGCGATCGCCTTACCGGACGGACGCGAGGGGATTTTCGATGCGATCAAAGTTCCCTTATTCCATCCCGACGGGACGCGCAAGGCGGTGGCGATCATCGCTCGCGATATTACCGAACGCAAGCAAGCGGAGGAGAAGTTAATCCGCTTAGCTTCGATTGTCGAATCGTCGGACGACGCGATCGTCGGTAAAACCCTCGACGGGACGATCTTGAGTTGGAATGCGGGAGCTTGTCGCATCTACGGCTACAGCGCCGAAGAAGTTAAAGGGCGATCGATCTCGATTCTGGTCTTACCGAAACGACTGGCGAGCGAGCTGCGGATGCTCAAACGTATTCAGCAAGGGGGGAGCATCGACCACTACGAAACGATCCACGTCCGCAAAGATGGTAAGCCGATTCACGTTTCCCTGACCATTTCGCCGATTAAGGATACGACGGGCAAAATTACCGGAGTGTCTACCATCGCCCGCGACATTACCGATCTCAAACGGGTTGAAGAAGCCCTCGAACGATTGCGCCATCAAAATGAGTTGATTCTCAATTCCGCCGGGGAAGGGATTTGCGGTGTAGACCGTCAGGGACGCACCACGTTTATCAACCCCGCAGCGTCGCGAATGTTGGGCTATCCGATGGGGGAACTACTCGGCGCCCCTCTCGCGAAAATTCTCGCCCCGTTACCCGGGGAGAACGGCTCGGAAGAGGGGAGTCCGCCGATTCATTCGCCAATTTATGCAGCCCTCAAAGATGGTTCGGTTCACCACGGGACGGATGAGGTGTTTTGGCGTAAAGACGGCAGCAGTTTTCCCGTGGAATATATGAGTACGCCGATTCAAGAACAAAGTCAAATTGTCGGGGCGGTGGTGACGTTTAAGGATATTACCGAACGACAGGCGATCGAGCGGATGAAAGATGAGTTTATTTCTGTGGTCAGTCACGAATTGCGCACTCCCCTGACCTCGATTCGCGGTTCGTTGGGTTTGCTGCAAGGGGGATTGCTCGAAAGTCAGCCGAGTAAAGCCAGACGGATGCTCGAAATTGCGGTATCGAATACCGATCGCCTCGTGCGGCTGATTAATGACATTCTGGATTTAGAGCGCATCCAGTCGGGTAAGGTCTCGATGCTCCATCAGAGTTGCAATGTGGCGGAGTTGATGGTGCAAGCGGTGGACGCGATGCGGGCGATCGCCGAAAAAGCCCAGGTTCATTTGTTCGTCGAACCTCTCTCGCTGCACATGCAAGCGGATCCCGATCGCGTCGTCCAAACCCTGACCAATTTACTGAGCAATGCGATTAAATTCTCCCCGGAAGGGGAATCGGTATGGCTCAGCGCCCAAGTGAGCAACGCCCTCCCCCGGGAAACCGCCGACGGCGAGGGCGATCGCACCGCCGCCTCCGTGGGGGACAGGAGACGGGAAGTTTTATTTCAAGTGCGCGATCGCGGACGGGGGATCCCCGCCGACAAATTAGAAACCATTTTCGAGCGGTTCCAACAGGTGGATGCGTCGGACTCGCGCAAAAAAGGCGGGACGGGTTTGGGATTGGCCATTTGCCGCAGTATTGTCGAACATCACGGCGGTCGGATCTGGGCCGAAAGCGAACCCGGTCGGGGCAGTTGCTTTTCCTTTACCCTGCCTTTGGATCGTCCCACTCTTAACGAGGCTCCCCCGAGTTCGCCATTGCTCTCTACGGAGGTCAGCCCGCCCTCTCCTCCGTTAATTCTGGTCGCCGACCGTCACGAGGAAAGTCGCCATCGATTGGTCGCATGGCTCGAACGGGCGGGATATCGGGCGATCGCCGCCCACAGCAGCCTCGAAGTGGTCGAATTGGCTTCGTCCCTCGCGATCGAGTCGATCTTTCTCAATCTCGACCCGTCGGATATGAACGCCTGGCAAACGATCGCCCATCTCAAAAACAATCCTAAAACTCGGGACATTCCCGTCACCCTCGTCACCGATCTCTCCTGCGTGCGGGAGGCAGCCGGACTCTCGGAAATGAAGGGATGGATCTGCAAACCACTCCAAGAGAGCCTCCGTCCGGTCACGGCGGCGATCGCCGAACCAGAGTCGCAGAACCGAGAACGGGGAGACGATGCGAAAGCGCGGGTTTTAATTGTCGAAGACGATCCCGATCTGGCTCAAGTGTTGGTGGCGACCTTCAAACGTCATGGAATTGAAACCTTCCACGCGCGCACGGGTCGCGAAGCCATCCAAATCAGCCAACATGTCATTCCAGATTTGTTAGTCTTGGATCTAGTGCTGCCCGAATACGATGGTTTTGCTGTCGTCGATTGGTTCAGGCAACACGATCGATTTGCTCGAATGCCTTTGGTTGTCTATTCGGCTCGGACTCTCGATCGCAACGAACGCGAACAACTCAAGTTAGGGGAAACGGAATTTTTGACCAAGAGTACCAATTCTCCGGACGAGTTCGAGCGCCGCGCGATCGCCTTACTCGAACGCATGGTCAAAACCGATCGCTCCTAA
- a CDS encoding DUF1816 domain-containing protein has translation MNLARVLEEKYTDYLERQGCAWWVEIVTASPRCTYYFGPFMTKRQAQDARPGYVADLEEEGACGIAVCVSRCQPQELTIVGTPD, from the coding sequence ATGAACTTGGCACGAGTATTAGAAGAAAAATACACGGATTATTTGGAACGACAAGGTTGCGCGTGGTGGGTCGAAATTGTGACCGCTTCTCCCCGTTGTACCTACTACTTCGGTCCGTTTATGACCAAAAGGCAAGCACAAGACGCTCGACCGGGCTATGTTGCCGATCTCGAAGAAGAAGGAGCCTGCGGGATCGCCGTGTGCGTCAGCCGTTGTCAACCGCAAGAATTGACAATCGTCGGCACTCCCGACTAG
- a CDS encoding glycosyltransferase: protein MHIAFLNPQGNFDPADSYWTEHPDFGGQLVYVKQVAIAIAAQGHQVDILTRRILDADWPEFGERFDSYPGIKNVRIVRLKAGPKKFLRKELLWPYLVKDWVPNILAFYRDEGRFPDAMTAHYGDGGLAGVLLEAATGIPFTFTGHSLGAQKMDKLDVSPDNLESMDRHFHFTRRLIAERLSMNRSAVNITSTEQERFEQYSHRAYREAIDASDDRRFAVIHPGVYAKIFSAEVRSSHEDEIQQVILDRCERDLAEDRQDLPAILASSRLAPKKNLQGLVEAFASSKKLQEIANLVLITGGLDNPLEEEAPDDEIERVLAPIRKVVKKHKLWGKISAFSLPDQAALAACYRFLGDRGSVFALTSLHEPFGLAPLEAAAAGLPVVVTQNSGIGDILQQKDHEYGILVDPSDPLDIARGLEEVMTDRQLWQDLRSRAQTLVLNHYTWDSTGQEYLKSIEEIVESPGARRPPKVLTIPDYFRNPTIANDISVEELSKLYFDGVVELKRDTQRSDSA from the coding sequence ATGCACATTGCTTTTCTCAACCCCCAGGGGAATTTTGACCCGGCTGATAGCTATTGGACCGAACATCCGGACTTCGGAGGTCAACTGGTCTACGTCAAACAAGTGGCGATCGCGATCGCCGCTCAAGGTCACCAGGTCGATATTCTGACTCGTCGCATCCTCGATGCGGATTGGCCCGAATTTGGCGAACGCTTTGATTCCTATCCTGGAATTAAAAATGTCCGCATCGTCCGCCTCAAAGCCGGACCGAAAAAATTCTTGCGTAAAGAACTCCTTTGGCCCTACTTGGTCAAAGATTGGGTGCCGAATATCCTCGCCTTCTACCGCGACGAAGGGCGCTTTCCCGACGCCATGACGGCCCATTACGGCGATGGCGGACTCGCCGGGGTCTTACTCGAAGCCGCAACCGGGATTCCGTTTACCTTCACCGGACATTCCCTCGGCGCTCAAAAAATGGACAAACTCGATGTCAGTCCCGACAATCTCGAATCGATGGACAGGCATTTTCATTTTACCCGCCGCCTGATTGCGGAACGCTTGAGCATGAACCGTTCCGCCGTCAATATCACCAGTACGGAACAAGAACGGTTCGAGCAGTACAGTCACCGCGCTTATCGAGAGGCGATCGATGCGAGTGACGACCGCCGCTTCGCCGTGATCCATCCCGGTGTTTATGCCAAGATTTTTAGTGCGGAAGTGCGCTCCTCCCACGAGGATGAAATTCAACAGGTCATCCTCGATCGCTGCGAGCGCGATCTCGCCGAAGACCGCCAAGATTTACCCGCAATTTTGGCCTCCAGTCGCCTCGCACCGAAGAAAAATCTGCAAGGTTTAGTCGAAGCTTTTGCTTCTAGTAAAAAACTCCAAGAAATCGCCAATTTAGTGTTAATTACAGGCGGCTTGGATAATCCTCTAGAAGAAGAAGCGCCCGACGACGAAATCGAACGAGTTTTAGCCCCTATTCGTAAGGTGGTTAAGAAACACAAACTCTGGGGTAAAATTAGCGCTTTTTCTCTACCGGATCAAGCCGCACTCGCTGCCTGTTATCGCTTTTTGGGCGATCGCGGCTCGGTGTTCGCCCTCACGTCCCTGCACGAACCGTTCGGATTGGCTCCCTTGGAAGCCGCCGCCGCCGGATTGCCCGTGGTCGTGACTCAAAATAGCGGTATTGGCGATATTTTGCAGCAAAAAGACCACGAATACGGGATTTTAGTCGATCCGAGCGATCCCCTCGATATTGCCCGAGGTCTCGAAGAGGTGATGACCGATCGCCAACTTTGGCAAGACCTGCGATCGCGCGCTCAAACCCTCGTCCTCAATCATTATACTTGGGACAGTACGGGTCAAGAATATCTCAAATCGATCGAAGAGATTGTCGAAAGTCCCGGTGCCCGTCGTCCACCAAAAGTGTTAACGATTCCGGACTATTTCCGCAATCCGACAATCGCCAACGATATTTCGGTGGAAGAGTTAAGTAAACTCTATTTTGATGGAGTGGTCGAACTCAAGCGCGACACGCAACGTTCCGATTCCGCTTGA